The sequence GCACCCGCCCTGCTAGTTGATCTTCACCACTGTCCAGATATCCATATGTTCTACACAGATTGCGTTTATTCCTTGGGCCGCAGAAAACGCGCTGGGGTCACGATGGACTGCGGGAACTTCTGTCCTATCTGGTCAGCAATGCGTTCTGCCTCTCGGGCTTTTTCTTCTCGTGGGTCCAAGCTAAATTGCAGACCCAACTCGAAATCCTGCAACCTCTCAGCTTTCACGCCGATTAGCCGAACCGGTTGGGCCAGCGGGGTCAACTTGCGTAGCAGTGCCAGCACAGACTCACTGATTTTCGTTGATGAATCAGTTGCCGCGGCCAGGGCCTTGGAGCGCGTAATTCCTGAGAAGTCTTTGTACTTGATCTTCAATCCGACGCCATTAGCTGATTTGCCGTGTCGACGTAGCCTCTGCCCGACCTTGTGGCTCAGCCGTAGAAGTTCACCTTCAAGCACCTGCAGGTCGGTGATGTCCGCAGCGAACGTATGCTCAGAAGAAATACTCTTCTCGTCCCGGGTAATTTCCACCGCACGGTTATCGATGCCTCGCGAAAGCAGATGCAATGAACGACCATGCTCCCCCAGCCGGCTAATCAGCCTTTCTTCATTCTGCATGGCAAGCTGCCCCACGGTCTCAATTCCCAAAGCCTGCAGCTGGGCAGCGGTCCGCTTACCCACGCCCCACATTTTCGACACCGGCAGATCATGAAGGAACTCTTCGGTTCTTTCCGGGGCAACCACAGCCATCCCGTCAGGCTTGGCATGGGTCGAAGCTAACTTTGCAATGAATTTATTCTTGGCAATGCCAACGCTGGCCGGTAGTCCCATCTCTTGGCGGATATGAGCTCGGATTTCCCGTGCAATCTGCACCGGTCCACCGAGTAGGCGCATGCTTCCGGTAACGTCCAGGAATGCTTCGTCGATACTAACCTGCTCCACTAGTGGCGTCAGGGTGTGGAAGTACTCCATGATTTGAGCTGAGGCCAACGAATATTTGTGGTGGCTCGGTTCGATCACAGTTGCTTCTGGCATCAATGGGATCGCTTGGCTCATCGGCATTGCCGAATGGATTCCACGTGCTCGGCAGTCATAAGAGGCCGACAGCACGACGCTTCGCCCGCCAGGAAAACCGACAATCACCGGCTTGCCAACTAGTTCAGGACGGGCGCGCAGTTCCACCGAAACAAAAAAGGCGTCCATGTCGACGTGCAAGATGGCACGCTCTGTCATTTCAACTCACCTTCTTCCAGTCTTACTACTAACCACCTTACTCGAATATATGTTCGGATTGCGTGTAGCTCCCAGATACGGCCGACACTTAATTCCCCTGGCGCAAAACACCGGTAGAGTTGATGCTAACCACCATCAGTTCACCCGTAGAAATGATTTTGCATGTCGCTGCCTCATTCCGTGCCGGCCCTCAACACTAAACCCCAGAGCTTGAGCCGAACTTTTACTGCTGACGTTGCGCAGTTGTTAGAGGAATTTCTGGCCGCGAAAAGTATTGAGGTTGGACAGATCACCACTAGTGCTGTCGAAATCGTCAATGCAATCACTTCCCTGACTCGTGGTGGCAAGCGACTGCGCCCGCTCTTCGCCTTTTGGGGTTACCTTGGAGCTGGCGGCCAGGCCGAAGATCGCGACATCGTTCGCCTCGGTGTGGCTTTGGAACTGTTCCAAGCCGCTGCATTGATCCACGATGACATCATCGATAATTCAGATACCCGTCGTGGCCAGCCAAGTGTCCACAAGCGCTTCGAAGCCCAGCATCAGGAACTGGAACTTGCAGGAAGCGCGCGGAACTACGGCATGGCCAGCGCGATCCTTACCGGCGACTTATGCCTCTCACTGAGCGAGGAAGTATTCTCTGAGATTTCCTCTCTCACTGCTCAGGCCCGGACGATCTTTAACCAAATGCGTACGCAGGTGATGGCCGGACAGTACCTCGACGTTCTAGAAGAGTCTGCTGGCCCTGCCTACGATCCGAAGGAAGCGGTTAAACGAGCGCGCACCATTGTGCGTTTCAAGTCCGCGAAGTACTCCACCGAGAATCCATTCTTACTCGGTGGTGCTCTTGCCGGGGCAAGCGAATCACTCATGGAGCATTACTCAGCCTTTGCGCTTCCATTGGGTGAGGCGTTCCAATTGCGCGATGACGTTCTGGGCGTTTTTGGGGATCCAGAAATCACTGGTAAGCCAACCGGTGGAGATCTTCTGGAAGGCAAGCGCACCGAATTGATAGCTCACGCGCTCTTGCTCTCAAGCCCCGAGGAACAGGACTTTATTCAAACACGCCTCGGCGCTGTGGACCTTGGCAAGGAAGAAGTGCTGCGGCTAAGCAGCATTCTGCGCGAAAGCGGCGCGTTGGCTGCAACCGAGCAGAGCATCAGTGATTTGACCGCACAGTCAGATCTGGCGCTCAGTACGCTGCAAGTCACTCCGTTGGCTCATGCCGGACTGCAGCAACTGAGCAACGCCGTGACCAAGAGAAGCAAATAACGCATCTTCCCTTAAAAGTAACAAAAGGTCTCAACCTGCCACGTGATGTGGATTACGGTTGAGACCTTTTGGTTATAAAGAGATTAACTTCTCAGGACGTCTACCAGCCCAGGGCCTGCGCCCGGCGACGAATTTCAGTTTTACGTCCAGTGCGCAAGGCATTCATTGGGGTGCCCGGGAGCGATTCATCGTCTGTGAACAGCCAAACGATCGATTCTTCGTCAGAATATCCCGAGTCCAAAAGGACCGACAGGGTACCCTTCAGGCTTTCCACTACAACTCCGTCTTGGAGAAAATCTGCCGGAATGGAACGCACATTGCGAGGTCCGATTCTCAACGACACGATGGCTCGTTCGTCCAGCAGTCGGTGCACGCGGCGGATATCTACATCTAATTCTTCGGCCACATCGGGCAGGGTCAGCCATTGGCCAACGAGTTCTACGGTTTCCTTCACCCCTCAAGGTTCCCACAAATTCCCGGTCTGCGCAGAAAATTGAGGAAAACGCACCTCATTAGTTCCCACGAGTCACAGGAGTAGTGTAAATTTTCTTGTATCACTTTGATAACAATTGCATCACAGACAACAGTGAGGAACCTTCCTACTTTGTTACCTGCGAAGCAGAGCCCGTTATTTTCACCGTATAAATGAGGATTGACTCCATGCCCCACGAATCCAAACATGCTTCCAAGCATGCGTTAGGCGTTGTAGCAGGCGCGGCCATTCCCGCAGCGGTCATTGGTAGCCTCGCGCTGGCCCCGGCCGCGCAGGCAGCTCCTACGACTGTTCCTAACACCTCGGGCAGCTTTGCCAAGGCGGTAACTCCAGAGACCATCAAGGTTGCTGAGGACCAGATCAAAGCCCACCTGATTGCTTCGCGTGTATCGACTCTTGGTTTGCCCGCTAAGCGAGACGTCACGGAAATCAAGATCCCTGCAGGCGCATCCCTATGGAGCATTGCACAGGAGTACGACACCACTGCGTCTGCTCTGAAGAAGCTCAATAATCTTAAGAGCGATTCAATCATTGCCGGCAAGACCCTCAAGGTCTCCGGAAAAGCCTCGAAGAGCACGACCAAGTCCAGCTCTTCAACCTCCGCTACTTACACCGTCAAGAATGGTGATACTCTCGGCGGCATTGCCAACAAGCACGACATGAGCTTGTCGGAACTGCTGAGCAAGAATGACATCTCCGCCAGCAAGGTGATTTTCCCGGGCAATAAGCTCAAGGTCAAGGGTTCAGCATCGAGCTCCAGCAATTCCGCGAAGTCGCAGAAGACTTCCTCCTCTTCGGGCTCCTCCAGCTACACCGTGAAGAACGGTGACACGCTTGGAAGCATCGCGATCAAGCACAACATGAGCCTGTCTTCGCTGCTGAGCAAGAACGATATCTCGGCCAGCAAGGTGATCTTCCCTGGAGAGAAGATCAAGGTCAGCGGTTCTTCGTCTTCGAGCTCTTCGTCAAAGTCCTCGCAGAAGAAGTCTTCATCTTCGGCTTCTTCCAGCTACACGGTGAAGTCCGGCGATACGCTCAGCGGCATTGCTTCCAAGCACGGTATGAGCCTGTCTGAGTTGCTGAAGGCCAACGATATCTCGGCAAGCAAGCCGATCTTCCCAGGCAGCAAGATCAAGGTTTCAGGCGGATCATCGTCATCGAGCTCTTCCTCGAAGAGCACGGCGAAGCCCAAGGCCAAGACTTCGACCTACACTGTCAAGTCAGGCGATACCCTCAGTGGCATCGCTACCAGCCACGATATGAAGTTGGCTTCGTTGCTGAATCTGAACCCGGACTACAGCGCAAGCTCGCCGCTGAAGATCGGGGCAAAGCTGAAGGTCTCCGGATCTTCCGTGGCACCGTCGGGCCAGGTCAAGAAGCAGAAGATTGGCAACACCTTTGCCGGTCGCACCTACGCTGATCATGTAGTGAAGGACGCGAATTCGAACAAGGATTACCTTGACTCGACCAGCGTTCCTAGCCGCGGCGAGATGCAGGCTCTGATCCGTTCGACCGCTAAGAGCATGGGCGTCGACCCAGCTTTGGCTTTGGCTCATGCGTATCAGGAATCCAGTTTCAACATGCGTGCGGTCTCCCCTGCTAACGCTGTTGGCGCCATGCAGGTACTGCCAAGCACCGGTGATTGGATTGCATCGGTTATCGGCCAGGACCTGAACGTGCTGAACCCACGCGATAACGTTGTCGCTGGTGTCGCAGTTATTGCCTACAACTTGGATAACACCGACAACCTGGATGATGCCATTGCATCGTACTACCAGGGTCTGGCCGGAGTCCGAAACAACGGCATGTACGAGGACACCAAGCACTATGTGGCCAGCATCAAGGCTCACATGAAGAACTACCGCTAAATAACGCAAAGACAGACCCGCCCAACACAGTGTCTTGGGCGGGTCTGTCTTTTGTTTTATCTAAGGCCAGTGCGCTTACGAGCCACGGCGGTCTAAGTCCAAAGGCATATCGATAACAACCTTTGTCCCGCCCTTCTCCCCCTGCAGCCAACGGATCTCACCCGAGAGCTCGCTGGTAACCAAGGTGCGCACAATCTGCAGCCCGAGTCCCTCGCGGCGTGGCTCTTCCGGCAGCCCGTGGCCATCGTCCTCGATGACAACGCGTAGCCAATCCATGCTGTCTGCGCCCTTGTATCGTTCGGCAACCAGGGCAACTTCACCATCGCGCTGCGCCAATCCGTGTTCTACGGCGTTGGTCACCAATTCGTTGATGACCAGTGAGAGTGGAGTAGCCAAATCCGCGTCGAGCATTCCGAATTCGCCTTCACGACGAGTCGAGACACGTTGTTCAGGAGAAGCAATTTCCACGATCAAGCGGAACTGGCGATCCATCAGGTCATCGAATTTCACGGTCTCGTTCAGTCCCTTGGACAAGAAGTCGTGAACCGAGGCGATGGTCGACACGCGCCGCATGGCCTGTTCCAGGCCCTGTTTGCCATCTGCTGAGCTCATCCGACGTGACTGCATGCGCAGGAGCGCAGCGACGGTCTGCAGGTTGTTCTTGACCCGGTGATGGATTTCCCTGATCGTCGCGTCCTTGGTGACCAGTTCTTTTTCCCGGCGGCGAAGCTCAGTCACATCTCGGCACAACACCAGTGCGCCCCAGCGTTTTGATTCGTTGCGCAATGGTATTGCACGCAGAGACAACGTGACCCCGCGGTGCTCTACTTCAGTGCGCCATGGCATCTTGCCTTGGAGCACCAGGGGAAGGGTTTCATCCACGACACGACGATCACTGACCAGAGCCATCGTCAGATCAGCCAGCGGCTGGCCTTGGAGGACATCGGCGGCACCGAGCCGGCGGAACGCGGAGACCGCATTGGGGCTGGCAAATTCAACGGCGCCATCAATGCTGAGGCGGATGAATCCATCGCCTACGCGTGGTGCACCACGACGAGAGCCGGTAGGACTGGCGAAGTCTGGCCAGAGTCCTTGGGTGCCCATCTGCAAAAGGTCATCGGCGCTTTGGCGGTAGACCAATTCAAGATTGGAAGGAGTACGGGATTGATTTGGGTCAAAGTGGGAAGTAATGACCGCGACGGGTACGTTCTGGCGCACCAATGGAATCGCCTGCACCGTGGTCAGTCCCATGATGATATCTTTGCCGGCTTGTTCAGCCGAGCGTTGCACTTGTTTAGTTTCCCACGCACGGTCCACCATGATGCGCAGATCCTTGCGGATCCGTTCTCCCACGAAGTCGCTGTGGAATGCAGTATGCGAGGTGGAAGGGCGCACGTGGGCCAACGCGGTATAGGAACCGTCCCCGGTGGGGAACCAGAGCACCAGGTCTGCGAATGCTAAATCCGAGACTAGTTGCCAGTCCCCCACCAGGAGGTGGAGCCAATCCTCATCACCGGGCGCTAGTGCAGCACGTTGACGTAGTTCTTCAGTGATGAGGGCCATTGGCGGTGTTTACCTTCGAACGATGGAACGCAAGAGGCGAAGTGCCACGGAAAGGGACGCCATGTCATCTCGTTCCAGGCTGTTCACTTCCGCAAACATAGTCTTCGCACGATCAAGGTTAGCCGCGTTTGCTTCCTCCCACGCAGCAACACGCTCTGCAGGATCCGCAATATCGCCGTGTGCATCCAAGATGTTACCGGTCAGGTCAATGATCGTGGTGTACAGATCATCGCGCATCGCGGCACGGGCCAAGGCCTGCCAGCGATCCGAACGCGGCAGGTGCGTGATGCGGTTCAGCAGGCTGTCCACGCCGAACTGGTCGTAGAGCACGTAGTAGGTTTCTGCGACCTTGACCGGTGCGGTCTCGGTGCGGTGCACATAGTCTGCCACGTCCAACAGCGCATAGGACTCGAACTGAGTGGCCCACATGCTGGCACGACGCTCCGGAATGCCCTGGCTCATGGCCTCTTCACGCCACTGCTCGAAACGCTCCAGGTCGGTACCGCGAACCAGGGTCGGCAGTGCCTCGCGCAGTTCGGTTACCGTGGATTCGTAGCGCTTGACCGCTTCGGTCACCAGCAGGTCCTGGTCAACCCGGTTGATGAACCAGCGGGTAGCGCGATCCAGCAGACGACGCATGTCGTGGTGCTGGCGTCCCCAGTGCTCCAGGTCGGTTCCCGCAGGCTGCGCGTTGATTGCATCGAATTGGCGTTCGAAACCATAGATCTCACGCAGTGCGCAGAATACCTTGGCGATCTGGACTTCGCTGGCACTGGTTTCTTCCATGGCACGGAAGACGTAGGTAATGCCACCAATGTTCACGATGTCGTTGGCGATGACGGTTGAAATGATTTCACGGCGCAGCGGATGGGATTCGAGTTGATCCCCGAAACGCTCCACCAGCTTGGCCGGGAAGTATCGCTTCAGCGTCTGGGCGAAGTATGGATCATCAGCCAGATCAGATTCGCTCAGCGCATTGGCCAGCTGGATCTTCGCATAGGCTGCCAGCACCGCAAGTTCCGGCGTGGTCATCGCTTCGCCTGCAGCCCGGCGTGCTTCGAGCTGTTCCGCACTTGGCAAGAATTCAAGGCCGCGGTTCAGATCTGCATGCTTCTCAAGCCACTGCATCAAACGCTCGTAAGCCGGCGTCCAGGTCAGCGCCGCGTGCTTTTCGTTCAGCAGCAACACGTTCTGCTCGAAGTTGGTCTTCAACACCAGATCACCGATGTTATCGGTCATCGAGAGCAGGAACTCAGTGCGTTCAGCCTCGGTGAGGTTGCCCGCCTTGATCTGGCGGTCCACGAAGATCTTGATATTTACTTCGCGGTCCGAGGTGTCCACGCCAGCAGAGTTGTCGATGGCGTCGGTGTTCAGCAGGACGCCATTGCGTGCCGCCCCGATACGGCCAAGCTGGGTCATGCCCAAGTTTCCGCCTTCGCCTACAACCTTAACCCGCAGATCAGCACCGTCAACGCGGATGGCGTCGTTGGCACGGTCACCGACCTGGCCGTGAGTTTCGGCCGCTGACTTCACGTAGGTACCAATGCCGCCGTTGTAGAGCAGATCAACTGGTGCGCTCAGGATGGCCTTGAGCAGTTCGTTAGGGCTCATTTTGGTGGTGCCGGCATCCAGTCCCAGAACCTCGCGGACCTCGGGGCTGATCGGTACGGACTTCAGGCTGCGCGAGTACACGCCACCGCCAGCCGAGAGCAGTTCCTTGTTGTAGTCTGCCCAGCTGGAGCGCGGCAGATCATACAAGCGCTGGCGCTCATCGAAGGCCACCTGGGCGTTCGGGTTTGGATCAAGGAAGATATCGCGGTGGTCAAAGGCTGCCACCAGCTTTACCGTCGGGGTACGGCGCAGGCCATTGCCGAATACGTCACCGGACATGTCGCCCACGCCAACGGCGGTGAACTCGTCCTTCTGGGTGTCGACGCCCAGTTCGAAGAAGTGGCGCTTGACCGACTCCCAGGCACCGCGTGCGGTGATGCCCATGCCCTTGTGGTCGTAGCCCACCGAGCCGCCCGATGCGAATGCATCGCCCAGCCAGTGGCCCTTGTCAGCCGAGATCGAGTTTGCGATATCGGAGAAGCTTGCGGTTCCCTTATCGGCAGCAACAACGAGGTAGGAGTCATCGCCATCGCGACGCACTACGTTGGCTGGGGCTTCGATGTGTTCGCCGTTTTCGTCGGTGACCATGTTGTCGGTCAGTTCCAGCAAGGTGCGGATGAAGACCTTGTATGCGCCCTTGCCTTCTTCCATCCATGCACCACGATCATAGGCAG comes from Glutamicibacter arilaitensis Re117 and encodes:
- the dinB gene encoding DNA polymerase IV; protein product: MTERAILHVDMDAFFVSVELRARPELVGKPVIVGFPGGRSVVLSASYDCRARGIHSAMPMSQAIPLMPEATVIEPSHHKYSLASAQIMEYFHTLTPLVEQVSIDEAFLDVTGSMRLLGGPVQIAREIRAHIRQEMGLPASVGIAKNKFIAKLASTHAKPDGMAVVAPERTEEFLHDLPVSKMWGVGKRTAAQLQALGIETVGQLAMQNEERLISRLGEHGRSLHLLSRGIDNRAVEITRDEKSISSEHTFAADITDLQVLEGELLRLSHKVGQRLRRHGKSANGVGLKIKYKDFSGITRSKALAAATDSSTKISESVLALLRKLTPLAQPVRLIGVKAERLQDFELGLQFSLDPREEKAREAERIADQIGQKFPQSIVTPARFLRPKE
- a CDS encoding polyprenyl synthetase family protein, with translation MSLPHSVPALNTKPQSLSRTFTADVAQLLEEFLAAKSIEVGQITTSAVEIVNAITSLTRGGKRLRPLFAFWGYLGAGGQAEDRDIVRLGVALELFQAAALIHDDIIDNSDTRRGQPSVHKRFEAQHQELELAGSARNYGMASAILTGDLCLSLSEEVFSEISSLTAQARTIFNQMRTQVMAGQYLDVLEESAGPAYDPKEAVKRARTIVRFKSAKYSTENPFLLGGALAGASESLMEHYSAFALPLGEAFQLRDDVLGVFGDPEITGKPTGGDLLEGKRTELIAHALLLSSPEEQDFIQTRLGAVDLGKEEVLRLSSILRESGALAATEQSISDLTAQSDLALSTLQVTPLAHAGLQQLSNAVTKRSK
- a CDS encoding Rv2175c family DNA-binding protein, with the protein product MKETVELVGQWLTLPDVAEELDVDIRRVHRLLDERAIVSLRIGPRNVRSIPADFLQDGVVVESLKGTLSVLLDSGYSDEESIVWLFTDDESLPGTPMNALRTGRKTEIRRRAQALGW
- a CDS encoding lytic transglycosylase domain-containing protein encodes the protein MPHESKHASKHALGVVAGAAIPAAVIGSLALAPAAQAAPTTVPNTSGSFAKAVTPETIKVAEDQIKAHLIASRVSTLGLPAKRDVTEIKIPAGASLWSIAQEYDTTASALKKLNNLKSDSIIAGKTLKVSGKASKSTTKSSSSTSATYTVKNGDTLGGIANKHDMSLSELLSKNDISASKVIFPGNKLKVKGSASSSSNSAKSQKTSSSSGSSSYTVKNGDTLGSIAIKHNMSLSSLLSKNDISASKVIFPGEKIKVSGSSSSSSSSKSSQKKSSSSASSSYTVKSGDTLSGIASKHGMSLSELLKANDISASKPIFPGSKIKVSGGSSSSSSSSKSTAKPKAKTSTYTVKSGDTLSGIATSHDMKLASLLNLNPDYSASSPLKIGAKLKVSGSSVAPSGQVKKQKIGNTFAGRTYADHVVKDANSNKDYLDSTSVPSRGEMQALIRSTAKSMGVDPALALAHAYQESSFNMRAVSPANAVGAMQVLPSTGDWIASVIGQDLNVLNPRDNVVAGVAVIAYNLDNTDNLDDAIASYYQGLAGVRNNGMYEDTKHYVASIKAHMKNYR
- a CDS encoding sensor histidine kinase, translating into MALITEELRQRAALAPGDEDWLHLLVGDWQLVSDLAFADLVLWFPTGDGSYTALAHVRPSTSHTAFHSDFVGERIRKDLRIMVDRAWETKQVQRSAEQAGKDIIMGLTTVQAIPLVRQNVPVAVITSHFDPNQSRTPSNLELVYRQSADDLLQMGTQGLWPDFASPTGSRRGAPRVGDGFIRLSIDGAVEFASPNAVSAFRRLGAADVLQGQPLADLTMALVSDRRVVDETLPLVLQGKMPWRTEVEHRGVTLSLRAIPLRNESKRWGALVLCRDVTELRRREKELVTKDATIREIHHRVKNNLQTVAALLRMQSRRMSSADGKQGLEQAMRRVSTIASVHDFLSKGLNETVKFDDLMDRQFRLIVEIASPEQRVSTRREGEFGMLDADLATPLSLVINELVTNAVEHGLAQRDGEVALVAERYKGADSMDWLRVVIEDDGHGLPEEPRREGLGLQIVRTLVTSELSGEIRWLQGEKGGTKVVIDMPLDLDRRGS